In a single window of the Raphanus sativus cultivar WK10039 chromosome 9, ASM80110v3, whole genome shotgun sequence genome:
- the LOC108825399 gene encoding probable 2' cyclic ADP-D-ribose synthase BdTIR — MQRLSAPCSKLAYTRYLANPILRNPNPCDIFINHRGIDTKKTISGLLYDRLTRLGLNSFLDSKNLKPGDKLFVEINAAIEECSAGIAVFSPRYCDSYFCLHELTMLMESKKRVIPIFCDVKPSELCVKDDRTRPAAEIRRFRLALEEAKYTVGLTFDTSNGDWSEFLAKASDAVTTNLLDVEEGRLQSINPTYKHISA; from the exons ATGCAACGTTTGTCAGCACCTTGTTCAAAACTCGCATACACACGATACTTAGCAAACCCAATCCTACGCAACCCAAACCCATGTGATATTTTCATCAACCATCGCGGGATCGATACCAAGAAGACTATTTCAGGCCTATTATATGATCGACTCACTAGACTTGGTTTGAATTCTTTTTTGGATAGCAAGAATTTAAAGCCTGGGGATAAACTTTTCGTGGAGATCAACGCAGCAATCGAAGAATGCAGTGCTGGTATTGCGGTTTTCTCTCCTCGTTACTGCGACTCTTACTTCTGTCTCCATGAACTCACAATGCTCATGGAGAGCAAGAAAAGAGTTATCCCAATCTTTTGCGATGTCAAGCCATCGGAACTATGCGTTAAGGACGACAGGACACGTCCAGCTGCCGAGATTAGGAGGTTCCGGTTGGCTCTCGAGGAAGCAAAATACACCGTAGGACTCACGTTTGATACATCTAATGG AGACTGGTCAGAGTTCTTGGCCAAGGCATCGGATGCAGTCACGACGAACTTGTTAGACGTTGAAGAGGGGAGACTACAGAGCATCAACCCTACGTACAAGCACATATCTGCGTAG
- the LOC108825865 gene encoding NAC transcription factor 25, with protein MENMGDSTIGPGHPHLPPGFRFHPTDEELVVHYLKKKAASIPLPVSIIAEIDLYKFDPWELPSKASFGEQEWYFFSPRDRKYPNGVRPNRAATSGYWKATGTDKPIFTCNSHKVGVKKALVFYGGKPPKGIKTDWIMHEYRLTDGNLNTAAKPPDSTTSRKNSLRLDDWVLCRIYKKNSSQRPTMERVLLREDLMEGMLSKSSANSSSTSVLDNNNNNNNNNNEEHFFDGMAVSSDKRSLCGQYRIGHEATGSSSFGSFLSSKRFHHTSDLNNDNYNVSFVSMLSEIPQSSGFHGNGVIDTTSTLADHGVLRQAFQLPNMNWHP; from the exons ATGGAAAACATGGGGGATTCGACCATAGGGCCGGGTCATCCGCATCTCCCTCCCGGGTTTCGGTTTCATCCGACCGACGAAGAACTTGTAGTTCATTACCTCAAGAAGAAAGCTGCTTCTATTCCACTTCCGGTCTCAATCATCGCCGAGATTGATCTTTACAAGTTTGATCCTTGGGAGCTTCCAA gcAAGGCAAGTTTTGGAGAACAAGAGTGGTACTTCTTTAGTCCTAGAGATCGGAAGTATCCCAATGGCGTTAGGCCGAATCGGGCAGCAACTTCTGGTTACTGGAAAGCCACGGGAACCGATAAACCAATATTTACGTGCAATAGTCACAAGGTTGGGGTCAAGAAAGCGCTTGTATTCTATGGTGGAAAACCTCCTAAAGGGATTAAAACTGATTGGATCATGCATGAATATCGCCTCACTGATGGTAATCTTAACACCGCTGCTAAGCCACCTGACTCAACCACGTCAAGGAAAAACTCACTACGG CTAGACGATTGGGTTCTTTGTAGGATCTATAAGAAGAATAGTTCACAGAGACCAACAATGGAGAGAGTATTACTAAGAGAGGATCTCATGGAAGGAATGCTCTCAAAATCATCTGCTAATTCATCTTCCACATCGGTCttagacaacaacaacaacaacaacaataataacAATGAAGAACACTTTTTCGATGGTATGGCCGTTTCATCGGACAAACGTTCCTTGTGTGGTCAGTATCGTATAGGTCATGAGGCCACTGGATCATCTTCTTTCGGGTCATTCTTATCGAGCAAGAGGTTCCATCATACGAGTGATCTCAATAATGATAACTACAATGTCTCATTTGTCTCGATGCTTAGTGAAATTCCTCAGAGTTCGGGGTTTCATGGAAATGGAGTCATCGATACGACGTCGACTCTAGCTGATCATGGGGTTTTAAGACAGGCGTTTCAGCTTCCTAACATGAATTGGCACCCATAA